The following are encoded together in the Streptomyces flavofungini genome:
- a CDS encoding serine/threonine-protein kinase, with product MTVAGGTDHRLIAGRYELSTLIGQGGMGQVWTAYDQRLDRRVAVKLLRPDKVAGAEADELRRRFLRECRVTAQVDHPGLVTVHDAGAEDEDLYLVMQYVDGADLGDHLAEHTPYPWQWAVAVAAQLCAVLSAVHAVPIVHRDLKPRNVMVRQDGTLTILDLGIASVLDTDTTRLTHTGSPIGSPSYMAPEQAMGGAVGPYTDLYALGVLLHELLSGDVPFSGSTALGVLHRHLYEPPLPVRRLRPEVPEALETLVLRMLAKDPQHRPASAQDVYEELAPMLPGRSRPTGHPLDPTRPFLRPHAPWPDRAATPAPAPQTGPPGPARGQDVAAAVDEVKRLLGEGRITQAVDTLGAILPTAAAQHGEHSPVVRTLRKQYAATLMDDGQYRRALPELRRLADQRAAESGHADPQSLQFRYEAAQCLEQLGEPAAALAEYRTLLPYYENQYATDDIRQSLEIRRRIGQLLLALGDRSAAHDTLGRLVLDAERVHGIGHPFPVEIRRTLQWLGQVRG from the coding sequence CTGACCGTGGCAGGGGGGACGGACCATCGCCTGATCGCCGGTCGCTACGAACTCTCCACGCTCATCGGCCAGGGCGGCATGGGCCAGGTGTGGACGGCGTACGACCAGCGCCTCGACCGCCGGGTCGCGGTCAAGCTGCTGCGGCCCGACAAGGTCGCGGGCGCCGAGGCCGACGAGCTGCGCCGCCGCTTCCTGCGCGAGTGCCGCGTCACCGCCCAGGTCGACCACCCCGGCCTGGTCACCGTGCACGACGCGGGCGCCGAGGACGAGGACCTGTACCTGGTCATGCAGTACGTCGACGGCGCGGACCTCGGCGACCACCTCGCCGAGCACACGCCCTACCCCTGGCAGTGGGCCGTCGCCGTCGCCGCCCAGCTGTGCGCCGTGCTCTCCGCGGTGCACGCCGTGCCGATCGTGCACCGCGACCTGAAGCCGCGGAACGTGATGGTCCGCCAGGACGGCACCCTCACCATCCTCGACCTCGGCATCGCCTCCGTCCTCGACACCGACACCACCCGCCTCACCCACACCGGCTCCCCGATCGGCAGCCCCTCGTACATGGCGCCGGAGCAGGCCATGGGCGGCGCCGTCGGCCCGTACACCGACCTGTACGCGCTCGGCGTGCTCCTGCACGAACTCCTCAGCGGCGACGTGCCGTTCTCCGGCTCCACCGCCCTCGGCGTGCTCCACCGCCACCTGTACGAGCCGCCCCTGCCGGTGCGCCGGCTGCGCCCCGAGGTCCCCGAAGCCCTCGAAACCCTCGTCCTGCGGATGCTCGCCAAGGACCCGCAGCACCGCCCGGCCAGCGCCCAGGACGTGTACGAGGAACTGGCGCCGATGCTTCCGGGCCGCTCCCGGCCGACCGGCCACCCCCTCGACCCGACCCGCCCGTTCCTGCGCCCGCACGCCCCCTGGCCCGACCGCGCCGCGACCCCCGCGCCCGCCCCGCAGACCGGTCCGCCCGGCCCCGCCCGCGGCCAGGACGTCGCCGCCGCCGTCGACGAGGTCAAGCGCCTCCTCGGCGAGGGCCGCATCACCCAGGCCGTGGACACCCTCGGCGCGATCCTGCCGACCGCCGCCGCCCAGCACGGCGAGCACTCACCCGTCGTCCGCACCCTGCGCAAGCAGTACGCGGCCACCCTCATGGACGACGGCCAGTACCGCCGCGCCCTGCCCGAACTGCGCCGCCTCGCCGACCAGCGCGCCGCCGAGTCGGGACACGCCGACCCGCAGTCCCTCCAGTTCCGCTACGAGGCCGCCCAGTGCCTGGAGCAGCTCGGCGAACCGGCGGCGGCCCTCGCCGAGTACCGCACGCTGCTCCCCTATTACGAGAACCAGTACGCCACCGACGACATCCGCCAGTCCCTGGAGATCCGCCGCCGCATCGGCCAGCTCCTGCTCGCCCTCGGCGACCGCTCCGCCGCGCACGACACGCTGGGCCGCCTCGTCCTCGACGCCGAGCGGGTGCACGGCATCGGCCACCCCTTCCCCGTGGAGATCCGGCGGACCCTGCAGTGGCTGGGGCAGGTGCGCGGGTAG
- a CDS encoding SurA N-terminal domain-containing protein — MHRRSSRRRSALVLTAAALVAAPLLTACGNDAHPGAAAVVGDQRITVAQLENRVNEVRSAQRAALPDDRQYEQVIAKTGGLTRSTLHTMVLDKVLHRAARDAGVSVSRKEIQTMRGQLEKQAGGKKALEAGWLQQYSVAPEHLDDSIRTEIEAQKLARALGADMNAQDGQNTFWATLSKTSKKLDVDLNPRYGTWDVKTSKRADLRTPWVREVSGGGSARTEV; from the coding sequence TTGCACCGCCGCAGCAGCCGCCGTCGCTCCGCGCTCGTCCTCACCGCCGCCGCCCTCGTCGCGGCCCCGCTCCTGACCGCCTGCGGCAACGACGCGCACCCCGGTGCCGCCGCCGTCGTCGGCGACCAGCGCATCACGGTCGCGCAACTGGAGAACAGGGTGAACGAGGTGCGCTCCGCACAGCGGGCCGCCCTCCCGGACGACCGGCAGTACGAGCAGGTCATCGCCAAGACCGGCGGTCTGACCCGCAGCACGCTGCACACCATGGTCCTCGACAAGGTCCTGCACCGGGCCGCGCGCGACGCCGGGGTGAGCGTCTCGCGCAAGGAGATCCAGACCATGCGCGGCCAGCTGGAGAAGCAGGCGGGCGGCAAGAAGGCACTGGAGGCGGGCTGGCTCCAGCAGTACAGCGTCGCGCCCGAGCACCTCGACGACAGCATCCGCACGGAGATCGAGGCGCAGAAGCTTGCCCGCGCGCTCGGCGCCGACATGAACGCCCAGGACGGCCAGAACACCTTCTGGGCCACGCTGTCCAAGACCTCCAAGAAGCTCGACGTCGACCTGAACCCGCGGTACGGCACCTGGGACGTCAAGACCAGCAAGCGCGCCGACCTGCGCACGCCGTGGGTGCGCGAGGTGTCCGGCGGCGGCTCGGCGCGGACCGAGGTCTAG
- a CDS encoding nucleoside triphosphate pyrophosphohydrolase, translating to MNEIETGRVVLLTTSHRVAPGLLSWTAWRLLHDADEVLCADAAHPQLPYLREAGVEVKQASPTAEELVRACSGGRTVLVIATAEGDRSLTDGLARLAGSGRVAMPDLELLPGSYDLPGARLLDLVQVMDRIRAECPWSSRQTHRSLAKYGIEEAYELVEAIEEGDADELREELGDVLLQVVFHARIAEEGHDAEDGDDDSASTGGFSVDDVAAGIVDKLIHRHPHVFGDDTATTPEEVKAHWLRTKAEEKQRDSVTDGIPLGQPGLALAAKLSSRVRTAGLEVPLPTGEGVGYELLAMAARAEAEGVDPEAALRAAARAYRDAVREAERADPSG from the coding sequence GTGAACGAGATCGAGACCGGCCGGGTCGTGCTGCTCACCACCAGCCATCGCGTCGCCCCCGGCCTGCTGTCCTGGACGGCCTGGCGGCTGCTGCACGACGCCGACGAGGTCCTGTGCGCCGACGCCGCCCACCCGCAGCTGCCGTATCTCCGTGAGGCGGGCGTCGAGGTCAAGCAGGCCTCGCCGACCGCCGAGGAGCTGGTGCGCGCGTGCTCCGGCGGTCGCACGGTCCTGGTGATCGCCACGGCCGAGGGCGACCGCTCCCTCACCGACGGCCTGGCGCGGCTCGCGGGCTCGGGCCGGGTCGCGATGCCGGACCTGGAGCTGCTCCCCGGTTCGTACGACCTGCCCGGCGCCCGCCTCCTCGACCTCGTCCAGGTCATGGACCGCATCCGCGCCGAATGCCCCTGGTCGTCCCGCCAGACCCACCGGAGCCTCGCGAAGTACGGCATCGAGGAGGCGTACGAACTGGTCGAGGCGATCGAGGAGGGCGACGCGGACGAGCTCCGCGAGGAGCTGGGCGACGTTCTGCTCCAGGTGGTCTTCCACGCGCGGATCGCCGAGGAGGGCCACGACGCCGAGGACGGCGACGACGACTCCGCGAGCACCGGCGGGTTCTCCGTCGACGACGTCGCCGCGGGGATCGTCGACAAGCTCATCCACCGCCACCCGCACGTCTTCGGCGACGACACCGCGACCACGCCGGAAGAGGTCAAGGCGCACTGGCTGCGCACCAAGGCCGAGGAGAAGCAGCGCGACTCCGTCACCGACGGCATCCCCCTCGGCCAGCCCGGCCTGGCCCTGGCCGCGAAGCTGTCCTCCCGCGTCCGCACGGCGGGCCTGGAGGTCCCGCTGCCGACGGGGGAGGGCGTCGGGTACGAGCTCCTCGCGATGGCCGCCCGCGCCGAGGCCGAGGGCGTGGACCCGGAGGCGGCGCTGCGGGCGGCGGCGCGGGCGTATCGGGACGCGGTCCGTGAGGCCGAGCGGGCCGACCCGTCGGGCTGA